TGACTTCTAGCGATAAGCCCTTCATCATCCTGCCTTTGCTTAAGCTGCTCAAGCTCATTTTTAACACGCTCCATTTCGGAAGACATTTCTTCCATCCCGGCCTTTATTTCCATTAATTCAGTAATATCATGAGAATAACTTACAATCCTTACTAGCTCTTTATCATCATCAAACACTGGCAAACCTGTTACAAGCAGTTTTTTGCCATCAGAACCCGTTTGCACAAACGTAACACGCTTCTTATCCTTTACCACCAGTGGCGTTGCAAGTGGTGTGAATAAACCTTCTCGTTCCAGTTCATATACTGATTTCCCCATTAAGTCATTTGCGTTAACACCATAAACCATCCCTGTTCCTTCACTAACTTTCACAATGATTCCATTAGGATCTGTGACAAGTATATCCTCTTGTAAAGAATGAAAGATTGCCTCATATTCATTCCATTCCGCCATACGCCCACCTCGTCTATTCATTATTGAATACTTTTTCAATGTGTTATTAAATCCCTTATCTATCAAGTTATTTACTATTCATTTTTGAATAATCTCACTTTTATATTTTATCACACTATTACAATCGCAAAGCAAAATTCTTTCCTGCTCAAAGCTAACCCTATAGAATAAACGTTGGAACTTAAAGTTAACGAGGGAGGAAACAACATGGTAGCTCTTAAAGGAAAAACAGCACTTATTACAGGTGCGGCTCGAGGAATTGGTCGTGCATCGGCAATTGCCCTTGCAAAAGAAGGCGTAAATATCGGAATGATTGCCCGTACAGAAGAGACACTTCAGAACGTAGCGAAAGAAATCGAAGCAGAAGGTGTAAAAACTTCCTTCGCTATTGCAGATGTTTCATCTAATGAGGAAGTAACAACAGCTGTAGCTAAATTGAAAGAAGATCTTGGCGAAGTAGACATTCTTATTAATAATGCAGGTATCGCTAAAATGGGTGGCTTCATGGATCTCGAAGTTACAGAGTGGGAAAAGATCATTCAAGTGAACTTACTAGGTGCTTACTATGTAACACGTGCTGTACTGCCAGATATGATTGAGCGTAAATCAGGAGATATTATTAATATTTCTTCTACAGCAGGACAAAAAGGTGCACCAGTTACTAGTGCCTATAGTGCTTCTAAGTTCGGACTTATGGGTCTAACGGAATCACTAGCTCAAGAAGTTCGCAAGCATGATATCCGTGTAAGTGCGCTAACACCAAGTACCGTTTCTACGGATCTCGCAGTAGAAAATAACCTAACAGATGGAAATCAAGAGAATATGCTTCAACCAGAAGATATGGCTGAGTTTATCGTTGCTCAACTAAAAATGAACAAACGTGTATTCATTAAAACAGCAGGTTTATGGACAACTAACCCATAAGGTAAACTCTCACAAAAGTTACCCTCATTCTCATGATTAATTTAAATGAAAGAAGCAGCCAGCCTACTTATGCTGGCTGTTTCTATATTCTCTAAGTGATCCATAGTACTCGTAAGCTTCCCATTGTGCTTCATTTGAATCAAAGTAAACCCAAATAGGTAAATTATCTAGTTCTGGATCTGCTTGATATAAGTGTTCATCTCCTACTCTTATAGCCGATAAGGCTCCAGGTAACTCTTCTCGAAATATACGATTTCTTATACTCGACCTCCCCTCTTCTGTAGGATCGTCAATTAAGACATATACGTAAAAATAGAGTCCACAATCATTTCGAAAGCTTCCAAGCACCTCATCTCTTATGGAAGAAATGCGATCAAAGGCATATTCTTTTCCAATCGTTAAAAACAATTCTCCAGT
This window of the Pseudalkalibacillus hwajinpoensis genome carries:
- a CDS encoding 3-ketoacyl-ACP reductase, whose protein sequence is MVALKGKTALITGAARGIGRASAIALAKEGVNIGMIARTEETLQNVAKEIEAEGVKTSFAIADVSSNEEVTTAVAKLKEDLGEVDILINNAGIAKMGGFMDLEVTEWEKIIQVNLLGAYYVTRAVLPDMIERKSGDIINISSTAGQKGAPVTSAYSASKFGLMGLTESLAQEVRKHDIRVSALTPSTVSTDLAVENNLTDGNQENMLQPEDMAEFIVAQLKMNKRVFIKTAGLWTTNP
- a CDS encoding staygreen family protein, which produces MKQKLMVTYRDGMREKNCVLGRKYTLTHSDITGELFLTIGKEYAFDRISSIRDEVLGSFRNDCGLYFYVYVLIDDPTEEGRSSIRNRIFREELPGALSAIRVGDEHLYQADPELDNLPIWVYFDSNEAQWEAYEYYGSLREYRNSQHK